The Desulfatitalea tepidiphila genome window below encodes:
- a CDS encoding ABC transporter substrate-binding protein, with amino-acid sequence MKKKMIQLIMGFLVLLLAAPCFAADTISIGYTGPLSGGAAKYGNNNLQGIQHAIDEINAAGGITVAGKPYTFKLTALDDKYKPAETVANARRLMSTMSPKPIAVFCPHSGGILAMERFNETEGFLMHGYTDNVAVIKQGNKLVVKAPMSMAFYNSGPVDIGWERGYRKAALLCGSHEAGKMAEKLFLAQWKDKGGEILEVASIDFKTVTDFYPYLTKALSKNPDCIYLYGPSEPSAMIVSQARELGFKGGFLLGSQCKMDEMAKIAPMEALNNSVGVCPVGMMPLPLMQKYNASHKAKFGEDAIPTSESAFNYEVMYIFAEAMKKAGTVTDPYKIRKAIDDVLPVGDHAIRGMYKVTPEGQFISGYFAIQILDGKFTDPINIDPGPWYEKYGATWMPE; translated from the coding sequence AAGAAAATGATCCAGTTGATCATGGGGTTTCTGGTTTTACTCCTGGCGGCACCTTGTTTCGCGGCGGATACTATTTCCATCGGCTACACGGGGCCATTGAGCGGCGGTGCGGCCAAATACGGCAACAACAACCTGCAGGGCATCCAGCATGCCATCGATGAAATCAACGCGGCCGGTGGCATCACCGTGGCCGGCAAACCATACACCTTCAAGTTGACGGCCCTGGACGACAAGTACAAACCCGCGGAAACCGTTGCCAACGCGAGGCGGCTCATGTCCACCATGTCGCCCAAACCCATCGCCGTTTTCTGTCCCCACAGCGGCGGCATTCTGGCCATGGAGCGCTTCAACGAAACCGAAGGGTTCCTCATGCACGGTTATACGGACAACGTGGCCGTCATCAAGCAGGGCAACAAACTGGTGGTCAAGGCGCCCATGTCCATGGCTTTCTACAACTCGGGTCCGGTGGATATCGGCTGGGAGCGAGGCTACCGCAAGGCGGCCCTGCTCTGCGGCTCCCACGAAGCCGGCAAAATGGCGGAAAAGCTCTTTCTCGCCCAATGGAAGGACAAAGGCGGTGAAATTCTCGAGGTGGCCAGTATCGATTTCAAAACCGTGACCGACTTTTATCCCTACTTGACCAAGGCGCTCTCCAAGAACCCGGACTGCATCTACCTCTATGGGCCTTCCGAACCGTCGGCCATGATCGTCAGCCAGGCGCGCGAACTGGGTTTCAAGGGCGGCTTTCTGCTCGGCTCACAGTGCAAGATGGACGAAATGGCCAAGATCGCGCCCATGGAGGCGTTGAACAACTCGGTCGGCGTATGCCCGGTGGGCATGATGCCCCTGCCCCTCATGCAGAAATACAATGCCAGCCACAAAGCCAAATTCGGTGAGGATGCCATTCCAACGTCGGAGTCGGCCTTCAATTACGAGGTCATGTACATCTTCGCCGAAGCCATGAAAAAGGCCGGCACGGTCACCGATCCCTACAAGATCCGGAAGGCGATCGATGATGTCCTGCCAGTGGGCGATCACGCCATACGCGGCATGTACAAGGTGACGCCGGAGGGTCAGTTTATCTCCGGCTATTTCGCCATCCAGATCCTGGACGGCAAGTTCACCGACCCCATCAATATCGATCCGGGTCCGTGGTATGAAAAATACGGGGCCACCTGGATGCCGGAATAG